AGTACTTTCACAAGTACTGTTGAAGATCAGGGTGTGAATTTTGCTGTCGTGGGAGCAACAGCACTGGACGTGGAATTTTTTATAGAAAGGGGAATTATCTATAACGTGGGCATGAACAACTCTTTAAGAGTTCAATTGGACTGGTTCAACGAAATTCTGGCATCTCTGTGCAACACATCTTCAAGTAAGTTAGCTAGCTGTTTCGTCATTTTTCTAAGTTGCAACTTCCCCTTCGAACCGGGTACCTATCTCAATTCCATACATTTGTTTATTCCGAGAAAGAAAAGTTGCTACCACGGCgtacatattttattataaaattatttattttcagcgTGTTGCTCTATGCACGATAAGtaaaaaatgtattaaaaaataattcggTACAAATTTTTGGTAGGCATTTTATGTCAAagtagtatttaaaaaaaaatttataaattaatatgatttaataaaaatattttaattataaaatagatttgacGTAAATTGACAAATTTATTTGTCCATCAAAACACTGTAAATTTGtgacatttatttttaaaatttatttttataaaaaaaatttagatgtGACATTTCTTTAAAACAAATGGAGCGGGCTATTCTACCGCTTGAGTAACAGTGTTCTATTTGACTGTtactttttttcataattttttaatatatttaaatatttttaaaaaataaaaaatatatatttatatatttaaaatcacttcttgaattattaaataaaaaaattataaagaggtCCACTTCGAGAGAAAAGTAGTTTTTGTCGAAACAAATTTTACTTGAAGTGCTAACTCGATCTTAAGAGATTCTCGATAAAcgaaaaaatatctattttattgCTTACAATAGTACTAGACAAGCGGATTCTTTGAAACCAATTATATACGTTTAACGAGTTTTGTTACGTGTAAATAAAatcgtatattaatttatgtattaatattaatttttttatatttaaaatttaaattgatattatttttaataaaatttattttttaatcaatcacattaaattaatatatatattagtacttagttatacttgcaattagattttttcatgtTCAACACTTTCTAGCTAGGGAGCACATATAAATGAGGTACTCAGTTAGAAGTAAATTACCTAAATAAATAACTTAAATAAGTTGATATTTAGCGCAACACAACACTCTGCTAATCAACGGCTGGAATTTTGGTAATTGTAAGCACTCATTTTCCCTAGCTCCCTGAGCGTTTTTAAGCACTCAGATGCTTAAAAAATCCTTTTCTCTGACAATTAATGCGACTGTTATTTACAGAGTGCAATGAAATGTTTGGATCCTCTGTGTTTCTGATGGGAGAGATTGGAGGTAACGACTACAATTATCCATTCTTTCTAAAAAGAAGCATGGAAGAGATTCGGACATTCGTGCCGCTAGTGATTAAAGCAATCGCTTCAGCCATCTATGTAAGATCTTATTATATATGGTTGCTTGGTTAGCTGCAGAGTGCAGAGAAAACTCTCttttctttaagataattaattGATTTCTGCACCTAATATCGTTTCATGATCCTTGCTAAACCATAAAACACGGAAAGTATGGATATATATATCCCACTTGcacatcatttttctttcatgatTTAAACGTTGTGTTGAATTAGGAGTTGATTGATCTTGGGGCGGTGACTCTCATGGTTCCTGGGAACCTACCAATTGGGTGCTCTGCAGCCTACCTAACATATTATGAGACTGCTGATAAGGAAGAATATGACCCTGCAACCGGCTGtctaaattggttaaacaaGTTTGCTGAGTACCACAATGATCAGCTTCAGAAAGAACTAAGTAGAATTCAGGCTCAACATCCTCAAACCAACATCATCTACGCGGATTATTACAATGCCGCAACGCGTTTGTACAGTTCTCCAAGCCAATTTGGTAACTCGAGTTTCTTATAATAATTTGGGTTATTTTGTATGTAAGTAGCACTTTTGTTAGAGATTCATGGGCGCAGAACAATTAAAATGTCTAATATCAAAAGGTTTGGTACTAATTATAGGCTACACATACATTACAGGGTTTAAAAAAACACTGACGGCATGCTGTGGAAGAGGAGGGCCATAcaattacaacaaatcggcggTATGTGGGAATCCAGGGGTGAGTGCTTGTGTCGAACCTTCGCAGTATGTTAACTGGGATGGCATACACCTCACAGAAGCTGCATATAAATTGATTACCCAAGCTTTGCTACAAGCGCCCATGCACACCATACCTCGAAGTAGGTTTTAAGATTCCTAATAATTTTCTGCCGACAAGAAGTTTCTCCAATTGAAGAGATATATTAGGCAATTATGCATTGGACACGTTTCTTTGTGAAGTACTTGATCATGTATGcgttttgaagcttttgtaattTGTTGGGAGTATTAGGTTTGTTTTTTGATGCCTaggatttgtttcttttttattatttgtaattcTCATGCGTTTAAATGTAACTACGGTTATCCTTTATCACAAGTGAgtgctattaataaaattgagataccgtattcttcttaaaaaaaaggtGTATGCGTTTTGCAAAATACACcacagtttttttaaatttttattcaagaTTGTTGacaattgaaataattttgAAGGAGAAATACTTGAGCCCCATGCAAGAGATTGCTAATACAAAGCTTAAGCTTTGTTACAAGCTTGTTACGagtctaatttaattttaagggatgtagtgttttttcttttttcgttaaatactaaaataactCGTGTAATTTTCCATTTGGACATATTAGTAGACTAAGGTctatgttataattttatgcTTTTTATTCCTATTTTTaacttgataaaatttagtcattttattcGTACGCAGTTAATAATTTGTTAGAATCACAcgttaatattaatagaaaaatcCTATATTAAAGTCTTAAGGTGTGAACCCTGGTTCTCTCATCTGGAGATCATGTCTTATGCCATCTTGTCCAAAGGACCTTGATGcctttatattttaatacttaaatatatgtatttaaatagaatgacaaaaatgacaaatcatatattaattaagtgaATATAAGTAGTGTATGACTTCTTTGtagcattttttatattaataattgggGCAATCCTAGGGATCCCACTAGCGGATCCAGATGCTCAATCCTGctactcaaaattttttttatatcattttttaacacttttaaatatttttaaaacagaaaaaaatttacaatattattaattttaatacttaaatatatgtgtttaaatagaatgaaaaaaatgataaatcatatATAGGGGTATAAATTttaaccggaaaaccggaccggttgtgccggttttgaatcggttcggtccggaaccggtttcataaaatgaaaaaccggccggAACTGGTCCGGTTTCGATTCCGGCCATTTTTAGACCGGACCAGCtcggaccggtactatttaatatgtgtatatttttttatttatttaatgttatatgttatatattttatattatatataattttttatatataatatataataatataaattataattatatataagataatgttattttaatttataaaataaaagtttaatctcaaacatgaaagtttaattgatcatatgctttaaatatataatattataaatatatattatttattaataacattttatcatagattcataagaagtaagaacctaaaaagaaagaaaatcactcaaatattattactaaattttaatggcctaatacacttaaaactctttatatttttttttataagtacataagacattagtagataaatataaattatatatattagcatataatttatataaagccataccaaaactatactaatagcataaattttttacatagcacttttttttttgcatagcagtctttttatatagtagtttttttttaagtagaattttttgacatagcagtttttttttttttttttataaacagattttttttataataaatatatattttattaaaaccggaccggaaaccggtaaaaccggaataccaATTTAGGAGAGTAATCgatgcgtaatcggttttgaaaaatgtaaaactggtGCCGACCGGTTCGGTTctagattttgtctaaaaccggaccgattacacccctaaTCATATATTGATTAGTTGAATATAAGTAGTGTATAACTTccttgtaacattttttatattaataattgggGTAATGCTAGGGATCCCACTGGCGGATCCCGTTGCCCAATCTCgctactcaaatattttttttatatcattttttaacacttttaaatatttttaaaaaagaaaaaaaattacaatattattaaacaacactttttaaatcactaaataaaaaaattataaaaaataaagagactGGACAATGGAATACCCAGTGGGATCCATATCTTTTCCCTAACAATTGAATGCCATTATTCATGCAATATTTATAAACAAGAAtttaatggaaaaaataaataaataaataagtgacCGGACGTGCGATCCAGGCAACACCCTGCAATGCCTGGGCAGATGACCCAGGTGACTCAGGTTCGGAGGATCCAGATTCCAGGCGGTACCATGCTGCCCGGGTCCAATGTATATGCCTAGAATGCAATCTAGGCGTGAGTCACGCATACCTTTTTTATCCTTAAAATTGTCTTTCAAAtggtttttttgtaattttgtatacgGGTACGTGGGACCTAGTAATTGGTGTTGATATCtcattttaaaagattttcAACTTTATATATGAACAAACGATTGATATGATTAAAATTGTAaatctagaaaataaaaatatcaaaattagagAGTTCGAATTAACCTTATTATCTTTAAGTAAAATGATGGACATAAGTTCCAACTTAAAACCGTCCGTCTCTTTAGGATGAGTTCGTCCTTTCTCCCTAGTTTAAGAGAGTCAAACCCCTCTTAATCTAGTTTCACATCCAATTTTCGTAACTAAACCAGAACTAACCCTGCGTTAGCCTTCTGTCATTATCATTTACGCAAGTCTTAAACACCGCTTCATAATCGGCACTCTCCATTTCACCAACCCATTAATTTCAACTACCCTTCCAAACCTCTTAAACAACAATCACTTTTCTCCTCACCCCCCCAAACCTTCCAACCACCCCTAACCTAGCACGAGTGAAACAAACCCCTCTTAAAAAGCTTCATTGTGTGGTTTGGATTCTTCATTGCATATAGACCTGACCGGTGCTAGTTTTCAGAAGTTAGGCTTACTTTGGAAAAATTTCTGCAAACTAGAGTGGGGCATCGTCTTGGGGGGATTGGGCAGTGGTAGCCTAGTAGGGACATAAATCTGTCTTAGATAGGGGTAGCTGATGCAAGTAATGTTTGATGTCCCTCTGAAGCCAAAACAAACTTTCAACATGGATCTACTTTCTCAATTCGTACACGGCCAAAATAATCAGATATAAAGACCACATTATTTGGAAGCTAGGTAAACAAACGTTTTATCTAAACCTCACTCCCTGATGTGGATTTGTGAATAGATGTTTCtcttttgtaaaaagaaaatgatgatatctGATTTGAAATTTTAACAAGAAAACAGGACATTGACAAATATTGAAGTTTCTCTTCTAATCTATGAGAAACTAACATCTGGAATTTGGTGAATGGAATGTTGGAGATACTTTTACCCAACTTCAAAGTGTGTTAGGATGGTGCTTTCTGAGATATATACCAATTTTCAAAAGATTCTCTTAAATGACGTAAGCATTGTTTTGAAGGAGCTGATTGATCTAGGGGCATTGGCTCTCGTGGTTCCCGGGAACCTACCAAAAGGATGCTCTGCAGCCTTCCTAACACCCTATGAGACTGAAAATAAGGAAGAATATAACCCTGCAACCGGTTGTCTACATGGCTAAATGAGTTTGCTAATTAACTACCACAATGAGCAGTTACAGAAAGAACTGAGTGGGATTCAAGCACTACATCCTTCTACCAATATCATCTATGGTGATTACTACAATGATGCAAGGTGATTTTATGGTTCTCCAAGCAAATTTGGTAACTTGAACTCCCCAATAATTTAGGTTTTTTTGTGggttgggggggaggggggccGCAAGTTCTTTTGCACTTTCTTGCCAAAGTgcattgaaattttatttacaagtgGCACTCTTGGCAGAGAATGATGGACACTGAAGAGCAACCATTaagtttcaaatatcaaaagattTGGTGCTGAGCATTTGCTACATGTTCATTGCAGGGCTTTCAGGAGGAGCACTTGCAGCATGCTGTGGAGGGGGCGGGCtacaattacaatatatgatcAGCTGTACGCAGCCATTCCATGGTGAGTGCTTGTGATAACCCTTCCCAATATGTTAGCTGGGATGGTACACATTTAACAGAAGCAGTACATAGATGGATTGCCGATAGTTTACTTGAAGTTCCATATACACCCCATACCTCAAATTAGTTCATTTTACTTTTCGGAAGATGTGACTgctgcatggtcctattattcCTCAAGTGAATAGGCGATTTAGGGTGCATCTTACATCctaccttttccttttttttttcttttttattattattattattattattttgtcttttcCCATCATTTGCAGCTCCTCTACCCTGTATGTTATGGACATGTTTGGTAGCACCTCCCGCGCAATCACCTACAACCAAAAAGAGACAGGTCTTGAGGGGTTCATAAGAATGCCTTTGATGTTGGGAGCTTTTCTGACatagagacgattctaaataaaggagcgacgaaatttaacgtggttcagcaattgcctacgtccacagatgctgtaatttcactaagaaaataatttttacagaaatctctctctgctcacccactctatttctctcttctttctctctcacacTCTGTCTACAcacacacgcagcacacactctATTTTCTCTCTGCTGCACTTCTCTATATCCTTACTTctctgagctctctcctatttataggagaaagcTAACTACAATCTTTTTTTTCGGTGCAGTGATTTATGCAAAAGTTGAGGCGTCACTTGCTGCAGACATTGTGCGTGTCTGCCAGTGGCACCTAACATGTTAAGGAAGGAAACAGTGCATGATTCACTATTTAGCGTttttgtctccactcataacaatctcccacttggagacaaatgagtctacatatcttcatagcaactatcacagcaacttcaagtcatgcctttaagtacggaggccaactgaagctacacaca
This sequence is a window from Carya illinoinensis cultivar Pawnee chromosome 9, C.illinoinensisPawnee_v1, whole genome shotgun sequence. Protein-coding genes within it:
- the LOC122275431 gene encoding LOW QUALITY PROTEIN: sinapine esterase-like (The sequence of the model RefSeq protein was modified relative to this genomic sequence to represent the inferred CDS: deleted 1 base in 1 codon), encoding MERAKQKRTKNKRAYAIFIQSSMSSLKLLFIKPFLLLATITVVVGQPYSSVFSFGDSHADTGNIRFINQSFHCLFPPYGETYFRRPTGRCSDGRLVIDFIAESLGLPIWVQPYLGIKNGSTFTSTVEDQGVNFAVVGATALDVEFFIERGIIYNVGMNNSLRVQLDWFNEILASLCNTSSKCNEMFGSSVFLMGEIGGNDYNYPFFLKRSMEEIRTFVPLVIKAIASAIYELIDLGAVTLMVPGNLPIGCSAAYLTYYETADKEEYDPATGCLNWLNKFAEYHNDQLQKELSRIQAQHPQTNIIYADYYNAATRLYSSPSQFGFKKTLTACCGRGGPYNYNKSAVCGNPGVSACVEPSQYVNWDGIHLTEAAYKLITQALLQAPMHTIPRSRF